The following are from one region of the Phycisphaerae bacterium genome:
- a CDS encoding ACT domain-containing protein, with translation MAVSKKHTGVRLRYASPRQAAEAAQICIVTVTGADRVGIIAKLAIIMSGANINIVDVNQKVMENYFVMAMAVDITKASADMAKIRKLLDKAAAEMSLNITIQNENIFKAMHRI, from the coding sequence ATGGCTGTATCGAAAAAACACACGGGCGTCCGTCTTCGCTACGCTTCGCCGAGACAAGCCGCAGAAGCCGCCCAAATCTGCATCGTCACCGTTACCGGCGCCGACAGGGTCGGCATAATCGCGAAACTGGCGATAATTATGTCCGGCGCCAATATAAACATTGTCGATGTTAATCAGAAGGTTATGGAAAACTATTTCGTAATGGCAATGGCGGTCGATATAACCAAGGCCTCTGCCGATATGGCCAAAATCCGGAAACTGCTCGACAAGGCCGCCGCGGAAATGTCGCTGAATATAACGATTCAGAACGAAAACATATTCAAGGCAATGCACAGGATTTAA
- the surE gene encoding 5'/3'-nucleotidase SurE, which translates to MHILLTNDDGIFAPGLAAIYKELVKIGDVTVVAPADSRSGTSHSVTFYGPLVCNKVDINGQFTGFSVQGSPADCVKIACLQLCKQPIDLVISGINSGANAGINIYYSGTVAAAMEAAFLKVPAVATSLVVDDKMDYEKGAEYCVEIIKKLLPIKNGHVVNINIPQLSKGKPKGVKVVPQSTGGFHEHYVPQQNEQGQTVYQLEAGQHRHEDDSTDSTALADGYITITALSLGMTNHEETAQLAQKKWKDIVA; encoded by the coding sequence ATGCATATATTACTGACAAATGACGATGGGATATTCGCACCGGGTTTGGCCGCCATTTACAAAGAGCTGGTGAAAATCGGTGATGTAACTGTCGTTGCGCCCGCTGACAGCCGGTCGGGAACCAGCCACAGCGTTACTTTCTATGGGCCGCTGGTTTGCAACAAGGTCGATATCAACGGCCAATTCACCGGCTTCAGCGTTCAGGGGTCGCCTGCCGATTGCGTGAAAATCGCCTGTCTGCAGCTTTGCAAGCAGCCGATAGATTTGGTCATTTCCGGCATAAATAGCGGCGCAAACGCAGGAATAAACATCTACTATTCCGGCACCGTCGCCGCCGCGATGGAAGCGGCGTTTTTGAAAGTGCCGGCGGTTGCGACGAGTCTGGTCGTCGATGATAAAATGGACTATGAAAAAGGCGCCGAGTATTGCGTCGAAATTATAAAAAAACTTTTACCCATAAAAAACGGCCACGTCGTCAATATCAATATCCCGCAATTATCGAAGGGCAAGCCCAAAGGGGTAAAAGTCGTCCCTCAATCGACAGGCGGCTTCCACGAGCATTACGTTCCTCAACAAAACGAGCAGGGGCAAACCGTTTATCAACTGGAGGCCGGCCAGCATCGCCACGAGGACGATTCCACCGACTCAACCGCGCTGGCTGACGGCTATATAACCATAACCGCTTTGTCACTGGGTATGACGAACCACGAAGAAACCGCCCAGCTCGCTCAAAAAAAATGGAAAGATATTGTAGCGTAA
- a CDS encoding NAD(P)H-hydrate epimerase — protein MEKYSPNKKCIVMNRDEARAFDAWAINTLGIPGAVLMENAGRSCAELIKDKLAGVANPKVCIFCGTGNNGGDGYVIARHLLNSGFEVTVVICGDRGKIKGDAKINLDILEKLGQSIEQLNLDDGDISGRIKGFAASADMLVDAIFGTGLTGQLSDEYKQLIESINAQHCPILAVDIPSGLDCDTGESLGAAIRASFTVTFVAVKKGFTAAKANAYTGEIFVASIGVEPMSN, from the coding sequence ATGGAAAAATACTCGCCGAACAAAAAGTGTATCGTAATGAATAGAGACGAGGCCCGGGCGTTCGACGCCTGGGCGATAAATACGCTCGGAATACCGGGCGCAGTATTGATGGAAAACGCCGGCCGAAGCTGTGCCGAACTGATTAAAGACAAACTCGCCGGCGTCGCCAATCCTAAAGTCTGTATCTTCTGCGGAACGGGTAACAACGGCGGCGACGGTTATGTGATTGCGAGACATCTTTTAAACAGCGGTTTCGAGGTTACGGTAGTTATATGCGGCGACCGCGGTAAAATAAAAGGTGACGCAAAAATAAATCTGGATATATTAGAAAAGCTCGGCCAATCCATCGAACAACTAAACCTTGATGACGGCGACATCTCTGGCAGGATTAAAGGTTTCGCGGCTAGCGCCGATATGCTTGTTGACGCAATTTTCGGAACAGGATTAACCGGACAGTTAAGCGATGAATACAAGCAGCTTATAGAGAGCATAAACGCTCAGCATTGCCCTATCTTAGCGGTTGATATACCATCGGGTCTGGATTGCGATACAGGTGAATCGCTTGGCGCAGCTATAAGGGCCAGTTTCACCGTAACCTTCGTTGCGGTCAAGAAAGGGTTCACGGCCGCAAAAGCAAACGCCTATACAGGCGAAATTTTTGTCGCCTCTATAGGCGTTGAACCTATGTCAAATTAA
- a CDS encoding DUF3887 domain-containing protein, whose amino-acid sequence MPVGQRQQNNAMLYTVITFVGLFIISTVVAVIFYLQAEKHRTAEAALQSQMDEMASKAELSKIGAIVGAKQSRKSRLGTMVDYLDGTMSMIVGGLPEDTSAEVKFDTADRKVKDILESLTQQRLAVEPNVPVAESVEPNTPTNELVELLAAQQFSVVTEDFNEAVKNALPPEKLEEVWKATIEQMGPFQKQLGSMTETEADSNVVSVTCQFENGVLDVRIAYNADKQVASLSIVPTPAEVMESYQQALQPAQPEKPEDFERRQQAYIEIDDPNIVGLVGVVEKLKAKLDGTTNTALFFQDQFDKLKNRFDDAIRVGLEKEQTLLAEKEKYQMQVDEIKKDYNDLKVMLQQTSDQQVQTLMTQLEEERDNRKKLSQQLLKTEAELTTAEERIKRALEKLHALVPSPDSEIAAYKPDGKIILVDDAAKVVHINLGSDDHVYRGLTFSVYEKNTPILREGKGKAEIEVFNVGKNISTARIVSSTKNPIIMDDAIANLVWDSDKTNTFVVAGEFDLNGDGNIDYEGADKIKALIQKWGGRVADEITIDTDFLVLGTIPTILKKPTFEQMEVDPTAMEKYEASLKRLTSYKEIQERAQKLSMPVFNLERFLYFIGYKTLSARPDAF is encoded by the coding sequence ATGCCGGTAGGCCAAAGACAGCAAAATAACGCTATGCTCTATACCGTAATAACATTTGTCGGCCTTTTTATCATCTCAACGGTCGTTGCGGTTATCTTTTATCTCCAGGCCGAAAAACATAGAACAGCAGAAGCTGCTTTACAAAGCCAGATGGACGAGATGGCCAGCAAGGCGGAACTGAGTAAAATAGGAGCGATAGTGGGGGCGAAACAGTCGCGAAAAAGCAGGCTCGGCACTATGGTCGATTATCTTGATGGAACAATGTCCATGATAGTCGGAGGCCTGCCGGAAGATACCTCTGCCGAAGTCAAATTCGACACCGCAGATAGAAAGGTCAAGGACATACTCGAATCATTGACCCAGCAGCGCCTTGCCGTTGAACCAAACGTTCCAGTTGCCGAAAGCGTCGAACCAAACACTCCAACCAATGAGCTCGTCGAGTTACTGGCCGCTCAGCAGTTTTCGGTAGTGACAGAGGACTTCAATGAAGCGGTGAAAAATGCGTTGCCTCCTGAGAAACTTGAAGAAGTGTGGAAAGCGACTATCGAACAGATGGGGCCTTTCCAAAAACAGCTTGGCTCCATGACCGAAACAGAAGCTGACTCTAATGTTGTATCTGTCACCTGCCAATTCGAGAATGGCGTCCTTGATGTAAGAATTGCTTACAATGCTGACAAGCAGGTTGCTAGTCTGTCTATTGTTCCAACGCCGGCGGAAGTCATGGAAAGTTACCAGCAGGCACTGCAGCCTGCGCAGCCTGAAAAACCGGAAGATTTCGAACGACGGCAGCAGGCTTATATTGAAATCGATGACCCAAACATCGTCGGACTTGTAGGGGTAGTAGAGAAACTTAAAGCAAAGCTGGACGGCACTACTAATACGGCTCTTTTCTTCCAGGACCAGTTTGATAAACTGAAAAATCGGTTTGATGATGCGATAAGGGTAGGTCTTGAGAAAGAGCAAACACTCCTGGCTGAAAAAGAAAAATATCAGATGCAGGTTGACGAAATCAAAAAAGATTACAATGACCTTAAAGTAATGCTGCAGCAAACTTCCGACCAGCAGGTTCAGACTCTTATGACGCAGCTCGAGGAGGAAAGAGACAATCGAAAGAAACTGAGCCAGCAGCTGCTCAAAACAGAAGCGGAATTGACGACCGCCGAAGAGAGAATAAAACGCGCCCTCGAAAAGCTTCATGCGCTTGTTCCCTCGCCTGACAGTGAAATAGCTGCGTATAAGCCCGATGGGAAAATAATATTGGTCGACGACGCGGCAAAAGTAGTCCATATCAATCTCGGAAGCGATGACCATGTTTATCGGGGACTGACTTTCTCGGTTTATGAAAAAAATACCCCCATACTCAGAGAAGGCAAGGGAAAAGCTGAAATCGAAGTGTTTAACGTCGGGAAAAACATCTCAACCGCACGCATTGTAAGTTCCACCAAAAACCCGATTATCATGGATGATGCTATTGCAAATTTAGTTTGGGATAGTGATAAAACAAACACGTTTGTGGTAGCGGGTGAATTCGACCTTAATGGCGATGGAAATATCGATTATGAGGGAGCCGATAAGATAAAAGCCCTCATCCAGAAGTGGGGCGGCAGAGTGGCTGATGAAATTACCATCGACACCGATTTCCTCGTTCTTGGAACAATACCCACGATACTCAAAAAGCCGACTTTCGAACAAATGGAAGTCGACCCGACGGCGATGGAAAAATACGAGGCATCTTTGAAAAGACTTACCTCTTACAAAGAGATACAGGAGCGGGCACAAAAGCTCTCGATGCCTGTATTTAACCTCGAAAGATTCCTATACTTCATAGGATACAAGACGCTGTCAGCCAGGCCGGACGCGTTTTAA
- a CDS encoding HAD family hydrolase, which yields MITTVVFDLDDTLYDELDYCRSGFKAVALSLSNLVDVLSPEEIFDSLWKQFTAGNHTNTFNAALDDLGLSYDDRLIEKLIETYRSHSPQILLPADSEKVLRQLSKKYTLALLTDGFLPAQQLKVQALKIENYFKCIIYTEQLGRQFWKPSPTGFEKLMQTLNAKPQAIAYVADNEKKDFIAPNKLGFLTVQITRPARIHTSVSDAPNASAKHVISKITQLPALLEKL from the coding sequence ATGATAACAACAGTTGTTTTTGATTTAGACGACACGCTTTACGATGAGCTCGACTATTGCCGAAGCGGCTTCAAAGCCGTTGCCCTGTCCCTCTCTAATCTGGTGGACGTGCTGTCTCCCGAGGAGATTTTTGACAGCTTGTGGAAGCAGTTCACCGCTGGCAATCACACAAATACATTCAACGCGGCTCTCGATGACCTCGGCTTAAGCTATGATGACCGGCTCATAGAAAAACTGATAGAAACTTATCGAAGCCATTCTCCGCAAATTCTTCTGCCGGCAGATTCCGAGAAAGTCCTTCGGCAGCTAAGCAAAAAATATACATTAGCTTTGCTGACGGATGGTTTTTTGCCTGCTCAGCAGCTGAAAGTCCAGGCCCTCAAAATCGAAAACTATTTTAAGTGCATAATCTACACCGAACAGCTCGGCAGACAATTCTGGAAGCCCTCACCGACCGGCTTTGAGAAACTTATGCAAACACTAAACGCAAAACCGCAGGCTATAGCTTACGTCGCTGACAACGAGAAAAAAGATTTTATCGCACCGAATAAATTAGGTTTTTTGACCGTCCAGATAACCCGTCCAGCTCGCATACATACATCAGTCTCCGATGCTCCTAATGCTTCCGCTAAGCATGTAATAAGCAAAATTACCCAGTTGCCGGCCCTCTTGGAGAAACTTTGA
- a CDS encoding pseudouridine synthase — translation MSKQRLQKVLAAAGVASRRKCEELILEGTVCVNGGVVDSLPAFVDPEKDIITVDGRKIYAARKVYFLLNKPKGVICTNSDPQGRKKAIDIIPGRERIFCVGRLDIESTGIIILTNDNELANRLTHPRYGLAKTYVVNVKGELSGEQIEKLKKGVWLAEGKTGRATIKILKRNRKESLAEVTIREGLNREVRRMFAKMGLPVKSLTRTQIGKINARGLGIGKFRALTKAEVEYLKKTTN, via the coding sequence ATGAGCAAACAAAGATTACAGAAAGTTTTGGCGGCGGCAGGTGTCGCTTCCCGCAGGAAGTGTGAAGAACTGATACTTGAAGGGACGGTGTGCGTGAACGGCGGGGTTGTGGACAGTCTGCCAGCTTTTGTTGACCCTGAAAAAGACATCATAACCGTGGACGGCAGAAAAATTTACGCTGCCCGGAAGGTATATTTTCTTTTGAATAAGCCCAAAGGCGTGATTTGCACAAATTCAGACCCGCAGGGAAGAAAAAAAGCTATAGATATCATCCCGGGGCGTGAACGCATCTTTTGTGTCGGCAGGCTCGATATCGAAAGCACAGGAATAATTATACTAACCAACGACAACGAACTGGCAAACAGATTGACGCATCCAAGATATGGACTGGCGAAAACATACGTTGTCAACGTCAAAGGTGAGCTTAGCGGTGAGCAAATAGAAAAGCTGAAAAAAGGGGTCTGGCTGGCTGAGGGCAAAACCGGCAGAGCGACAATAAAGATATTAAAGCGCAACCGTAAAGAATCATTGGCAGAAGTAACTATTCGAGAAGGGCTTAACCGCGAGGTCAGAAGGATGTTCGCAAAGATGGGTTTGCCTGTAAAATCATTGACAAGGACGCAGATTGGCAAAATTAACGCACGAGGCCTCGGTATCGGTAAATTCAGGGCACTAACGAAGGCAGAAGTAGAATATCTGAAGAAAACGACGAATTGA
- the rpmB gene encoding 50S ribosomal protein L28: protein MSRVCHFTGRRTKSGNSITRRGKAKYLGGVGRKITGISKRKFKPNIQTVRAVIDGKVVRIKASVKAIRMGLVQKPLKRKYKPEE, encoded by the coding sequence ATGTCGAGAGTATGTCATTTTACAGGTAGACGGACGAAAAGCGGGAACAGTATCACACGGCGCGGCAAGGCAAAGTATCTTGGCGGGGTCGGAAGAAAAATTACCGGCATTTCGAAAAGAAAGTTTAAGCCGAACATACAAACGGTCCGGGCTGTTATTGATGGTAAGGTTGTCAGAATCAAGGCCTCGGTCAAAGCAATACGTATGGGCCTTGTTCAAAAGCCGCTTAAACGGAAATATAAACCGGAAGAGTAA
- the gatC gene encoding Asp-tRNA(Asn)/Glu-tRNA(Gln) amidotransferase subunit GatC has translation MGKRIDQTEVRKVAKLSRLDLSEEEIAEFTGQLSAILDYVAKMNELDTAGVEPLAHCLPISNVFREDVVKESLGTEKTLANAPDRDGEFFKVPKILEEP, from the coding sequence ATGGGGAAAAGAATCGACCAAACAGAGGTGAGGAAGGTCGCTAAATTATCCCGTCTGGATTTGAGCGAAGAAGAAATTGCGGAATTTACGGGTCAGCTAAGTGCAATCCTTGACTATGTTGCAAAAATGAACGAGCTGGACACCGCCGGCGTCGAACCTCTGGCACATTGTCTGCCGATAAGTAATGTTTTTCGGGAAGATGTCGTCAAGGAATCGCTTGGGACTGAAAAGACGCTGGCAAATGCACCGGATAGAGACGGGGAATTTTTCAAGGTTCCGAAAATTCTGGAAGAACCATAG
- the gatA gene encoding Asp-tRNA(Asn)/Glu-tRNA(Gln) amidotransferase subunit GatA: protein MDWQSAKELRDKIRTGETSSVEATEAVFERIANSEPAIGAYISTFEKSAIDKAREIDKRIANGEAVGELAGVPVAIKDNMCTTFGTTTCASKILKNFHAPYNATVVDKLIAADAVIVGKTNLDEFAMGSSTENSSLKQTVNPWDIKRVPGGSSGGSTAAVAAGLCCAALGSDTGGSIRQPASFCGVVGLKPTYGRVSRYGLVAYGSSLDQIGPITRTVGDCALMMNVITGHDEKDSTSVSESVVPACNYLEKLDEPISGLKIGIVPGLNTGSDSDVQKAISGAIEVYKKLGAEIIEVEMPHFDYAIAAYYVIATAEASSNLARYDGVHYGHRTKNPKDYIEVYTKSRAEGFGKEVKRRIMLGTYALSSGYYDAYYLKALKVRNLIRGDFTKAFERCQAILMPVSPTTAFKIGEKVDDPLKMYLSDIYTIAANLAGVPGISIPCGFDKNNLPVGLQILTPAFSEDKLLRISRMFEAQTDWHKKKPAIR from the coding sequence ATGGACTGGCAAAGCGCAAAAGAGTTACGGGATAAAATCAGAACCGGCGAGACAAGCAGCGTTGAAGCAACTGAGGCGGTTTTTGAACGCATTGCTAATTCAGAGCCTGCCATTGGGGCGTATATAAGCACATTTGAAAAATCGGCCATCGACAAGGCGAGAGAGATTGACAAACGCATAGCCAACGGCGAGGCGGTTGGAGAACTGGCGGGCGTGCCGGTGGCGATAAAGGATAATATGTGCACCACTTTCGGGACAACCACCTGCGCTTCGAAGATATTAAAGAATTTCCACGCACCATATAACGCAACAGTTGTTGATAAGCTGATTGCTGCCGATGCCGTGATAGTCGGCAAGACGAATCTGGATGAGTTTGCGATGGGTTCGAGCACGGAAAACTCCAGTCTGAAACAGACGGTTAATCCGTGGGACATAAAGCGAGTGCCGGGCGGGAGCAGCGGCGGGTCAACAGCAGCCGTGGCGGCGGGACTTTGCTGCGCGGCGCTTGGTTCGGATACGGGCGGTTCGATTCGTCAGCCGGCAAGTTTCTGCGGAGTGGTGGGACTAAAGCCGACTTATGGAAGGGTTTCACGATACGGGCTTGTGGCTTACGGTTCAAGTCTGGACCAAATCGGGCCAATAACACGCACGGTGGGCGATTGTGCGTTAATGATGAATGTTATAACGGGACACGATGAGAAAGACAGTACCAGCGTAAGCGAATCGGTTGTGCCGGCCTGCAACTACCTTGAGAAACTCGATGAACCGATAAGCGGACTGAAAATCGGCATTGTGCCGGGGCTTAACACCGGCAGTGACAGTGATGTGCAAAAGGCAATCAGCGGAGCGATTGAGGTATATAAAAAACTCGGGGCGGAAATAATTGAAGTAGAAATGCCGCATTTTGATTATGCAATTGCCGCTTATTACGTAATAGCTACAGCCGAGGCATCGAGCAATCTGGCAAGATACGACGGCGTGCATTACGGACACCGCACGAAAAATCCTAAAGATTACATCGAGGTCTATACAAAATCGCGGGCAGAAGGATTCGGCAAAGAAGTCAAGAGGCGAATAATGTTGGGTACTTATGCGCTGTCGAGCGGCTATTATGACGCGTATTACCTGAAGGCGCTTAAGGTCAGAAATTTGATACGCGGCGATTTCACCAAAGCTTTCGAGAGATGCCAGGCCATTTTGATGCCTGTTTCGCCAACGACTGCTTTTAAAATCGGCGAAAAGGTCGATGACCCACTGAAAATGTATCTTTCGGATATTTATACGATAGCCGCGAACCTCGCCGGGGTTCCAGGTATCAGTATCCCGTGCGGATTCGACAAAAATAATCTGCCGGTCGGGTTACAGATACTAACGCCTGCGTTCAGTGAAGATAAGCTGCTGCGGATTTCAAGAATGTTCGAGGCGCAAACTGACTGGCATAAAAAGAAGCCTGCGATTAGATAA
- the gatB gene encoding Asp-tRNA(Asn)/Glu-tRNA(Gln) amidotransferase subunit GatB produces MSELQYKVLVGLEIHVHLSTKTKMFCGCALSFGEEANSRVCPVCLGMPGVLPVMNKQAFEYAVLAALALNCEIAKFTKWDRKGYYYPDLPKNYQISQYDLPLSRNGFIEIPLESGKTKRIGIIRAHLEEDAGKNLHATGNFSQVDLNRAGTPLLEIVTEPDMNSAAEVRALAEELQRMVRYLGVSEADMQKGHMRFEPNVNLVITKDSKEYKTPIAEIKNLNSFRALEKSIEYEIGRQLDRFLEIGEVMEMGNKSTRGWDDVKEATVLQREKEEAHDYRYFPEPDLVPVELTEEQLKDIKSRLCELPIKKQMRYVNEYKLSDYDAGVLTAERATGEFFDEAVKAGGEPKRVCNLLTQVGLKLANEKGCSVAELGIKPDGLAKLAMMVESGEISATAANTILGEMVKIGKSPQELAEQLNLIQKSDAGELEKIVEQVLAENHRAVDDVKSGGKRSKKAEGFLLGQVMQKTRGQANPKVVSEIISKKLS; encoded by the coding sequence ATGAGTGAATTGCAATACAAGGTTTTGGTAGGGCTTGAGATTCACGTGCATCTTAGCACGAAGACGAAGATGTTCTGCGGCTGTGCGCTGAGTTTTGGAGAAGAAGCCAATAGCAGAGTATGCCCGGTGTGTCTCGGTATGCCGGGCGTGCTGCCGGTGATGAATAAGCAAGCATTCGAATATGCAGTGCTAGCGGCACTGGCCCTTAATTGTGAGATAGCAAAATTTACAAAGTGGGACAGAAAAGGGTATTACTATCCGGATTTACCGAAAAATTATCAGATAAGTCAGTATGATTTGCCGCTCAGCAGAAACGGCTTTATTGAAATACCGCTGGAGTCTGGAAAAACCAAGAGGATTGGAATAATCAGGGCGCACCTTGAGGAAGACGCTGGAAAGAACCTGCACGCGACGGGAAACTTTTCACAGGTCGACTTAAACCGTGCGGGGACACCTTTACTGGAGATTGTAACCGAGCCCGATATGAACAGCGCTGCGGAAGTTCGTGCGCTGGCGGAGGAATTGCAAAGAATGGTCAGATACTTAGGCGTCTCGGAGGCGGATATGCAAAAAGGCCATATGCGCTTCGAGCCGAACGTCAATCTGGTTATCACTAAAGACAGCAAAGAATACAAAACACCGATTGCCGAAATCAAGAACCTCAACAGTTTCAGGGCGCTGGAGAAAAGCATCGAATACGAAATCGGCAGGCAGCTTGACCGATTCCTCGAAATAGGCGAAGTGATGGAGATGGGCAACAAGAGCACCCGCGGCTGGGATGACGTAAAGGAGGCGACAGTCCTGCAGAGAGAAAAAGAAGAAGCACACGATTACAGATATTTTCCAGAACCTGACCTTGTGCCGGTTGAATTGACAGAAGAGCAGCTCAAAGACATCAAGTCTCGCTTATGTGAGCTGCCTATAAAAAAGCAAATGCGTTATGTTAATGAATACAAATTAAGTGATTACGACGCAGGCGTTTTAACGGCGGAGCGTGCAACAGGAGAATTTTTCGATGAGGCAGTTAAAGCCGGCGGCGAGCCGAAACGGGTTTGTAATCTGCTCACGCAGGTCGGTCTGAAATTAGCAAATGAAAAAGGCTGCAGCGTCGCCGAGTTGGGTATCAAACCTGATGGTCTAGCTAAATTAGCTATGATGGTTGAATCCGGCGAAATCAGTGCGACCGCAGCTAACACCATTTTAGGAGAAATGGTTAAAATAGGCAAAAGCCCACAAGAACTGGCAGAGCAGCTAAACCTTATTCAGAAAAGCGATGCAGGAGAACTGGAAAAGATAGTTGAGCAGGTACTTGCGGAAAACCACAGGGCGGTTGATGATGTAAAAAGCGGCGGAAAAAGAAGCAAAAAGGCTGAAGGGTTTCTATTGGGGCAGGTTATGCAGAAGACGAGGGGGCAGGCAAATCCAAAAGTTGTTTCTGAAATTATTTCAAAAAAATTGTCTTGA